In Trichoderma atroviride chromosome 2, complete sequence, one DNA window encodes the following:
- a CDS encoding uncharacterized protein (TransMembrane:1 (i393-411o)): protein MAVERIGSIIKHLAPGSSLNSIQSKNPDDIVITYAARTPLTKARKGGFKDTSLEYMIMALLEKVRENSGVDPAIVEDICLGNTGDAQSAYKIRAAALAAGFPHTTAASVVNRFCSSGLKAIADIAHQISNDSISVGIAIGAESMSTGGGAASELDEAVIKRTQEAHDAIQPMGWTSENVAKDFGITREKMDIYSAESFQRAEKAQKAGFFDDEIVPITTKVKDASGELKEVTLTKDEGIRPGTTAEGLGKIRAAFPQWGPTTTGGNASQVTDGAAAVVLMKRSTAIKLGLPIMAKYVGSTVTALPPRIMGIGPSLAIPKLLSIYNISLNDIDVVEINEAFASMAVYCRDKLNLDWAKMNPRGGAIALGHPLGTTGARQVVTGLSELRRTKKKLLLTSMCIGTGQGMAGLFVNEQL, encoded by the exons ATGGCTGTCGAACGCATTGGCTCCATCATCAAGCACCTGGCCCCCGGGTCATCGCTGAACAGCAT CCAGTCCAAGAACCCCGATGATATCGTCATCACCTATGCCGCCCGCACGCCGCTGACCAAGGCGCGAAAGGGCGGCTTCAAGGACACGAGCCTGGAGTACATGATCATGGCCCTGCTCGAGAAGGTCCGCGAGAACAGCGGTGTCGACCCTGCCATCGTCGAGGACATCTGCCTCGGCAAC ACCGGCGATGCTCAATCCGCCTACAAGATCCGAGCTGCGGCCCTGGCTGCTGGCTTCCCCcacaccaccgccgccagcgTCGTCAACCGCTTCTGCTCCTCTGGcctcaaggccattgccgaCATTGCACACCAGATCTCCAACGATTCCATCTCGGTGGGCATCGCCATCGGTGCCGAGTCCATGTCCacgggcggcggcgcagctaGTGAACTCGACGAGGCCGTCATCAAGAGGACCCAGGAGGCCCACGATGCCATTCAGCCCATGGGCTGGACCAGCGAGAACGTCGCCAAGGACTTTGGCATCACTcgagagaagatggacatTTACTCGGCCGAGAGCTTCCAGCGAGCGGAAAAGGCCCAGAAGGCCGGCTTCTTTGACGACGAGATTGTGCCCATCACCACAAAGGTCAAGGACGCCAGCGGCGAGCTGAAGGAGGTGACGCTCACCAAGGACGAGGGCATCCGCCCCGGCACCACTGCCGAGGGTCTCGGCAAGATCCGCGCTGCTTTCCCCCAGTGGGGACCTACCACGACTGGTGGAAACGCCTCGCAGGTCACCGACGGTGCTGCGGCCGTCGTGCTGATGAAGCGATCAACCGCCATCAAGCTGGGCctgcccatcatggccaagtACGTCGGCTCTACCGTCACGGCCCTGCCCCCCCGCATCATGGGCATTGGCCCCAGCCTTGCCATCCCCaagctgctctccatctacAACATCAGCCTCAACGACATTGACGTCGTCGAGATCAACGAGGCCTTTGCCTCCATGGCCGTCTACTGCCGCGACAAGCTCAACCTGGACTGGGCCAAGATGAACCCCAGGGGAGGCGCCATTGCTCTCGGCCACCCTCTGGGAACCACTGGAGCGCGACAGGTCGT